The Acetivibrio saccincola genome window below encodes:
- a CDS encoding AAA family ATPase, whose protein sequence is MNKRVKELLDNMEKVIVGKRFVLKHFLVALLNNGHVLIEDVPGVGKTQIVACLARSVNGVFNRIQFTPDVMPSDIMGFSMFNPSTREFEYREGAAMCNFLLADEINRASPKTQSSLLEIMEEYQVTVDGKTYPLPKPFMVLATQNPIESFGTYPLPEAQMDRFFIKLSIGYPEKDEEKLIIDRFGAENPLDELQPVCSISDILKLQEEVKRVKVEDSLKSYIIDIVNETRKNQYAVVGGSPRGSLSLYRASKAWAYINGRDYILPDDIQQMAIPVLSHRIIINQEAKMNNITSDDVVKEALLNVEVPVLELAQ, encoded by the coding sequence GTGAATAAAAGAGTGAAAGAACTGCTGGATAATATGGAAAAAGTCATAGTAGGCAAGAGATTTGTACTAAAACACTTTCTTGTGGCACTATTAAACAACGGTCATGTATTAATAGAAGATGTTCCTGGAGTTGGGAAAACCCAGATTGTAGCATGTCTTGCCCGTTCTGTAAACGGTGTTTTTAACAGAATCCAGTTTACTCCCGATGTAATGCCTTCGGACATAATGGGTTTCTCAATGTTCAATCCTTCCACAAGGGAATTTGAATATAGGGAAGGTGCAGCTATGTGTAATTTTTTGTTGGCAGATGAGATAAACCGGGCTTCACCTAAAACCCAATCCAGTTTATTAGAAATAATGGAAGAGTATCAAGTAACGGTGGATGGAAAAACTTACCCGCTGCCTAAACCTTTTATGGTGCTGGCAACTCAAAACCCCATTGAAAGTTTTGGAACATACCCATTGCCGGAAGCACAAATGGACAGGTTTTTTATAAAATTGTCCATAGGCTATCCTGAAAAAGATGAAGAAAAACTTATAATTGACAGATTTGGGGCAGAAAATCCCCTGGATGAATTACAACCTGTTTGCAGTATTTCTGATATACTTAAATTACAAGAAGAAGTAAAAAGAGTTAAAGTAGAAGATTCTTTAAAATCATATATCATTGATATTGTAAATGAAACAAGAAAAAACCAATACGCTGTTGTAGGGGGAAGTCCAAGGGGAAGTCTTAGTCTGTACAGGGCTTCAAAGGCTTGGGCATATATTAACGGAAGGGATTATATTTTGCCTGATGATATACAGCAAATGGCTATACCTGTTTTGTCCCACAGGATAATTATAAATCAGGAAGCAAAGATGAATAATATAACTTCTGATGATGTTGTAAAAGAAGCGCTTTTAAATGTAGAAGTTCCTGTTTTAGAGCTGGCACAATAA
- a CDS encoding DUF58 domain-containing protein codes for MVKFFVYFLIIVLVFLYNYILAGESSILMLYALIFVPVFSAIFTYPVKSKIEILFQIPSGELERDAIADVNLTIKNKSVFPVPFLIISFVEPVNLNISHPGNICIFLRPMQSKTITVKYKAKYRGVAKIGVENVVLKDYMGFFKIPLLKEDRKKQSTGEIVVTPKLINIKPSSKILRNSNNVKEDTENPSESLLVWSGEPGYEFREYVPGDPLQKIHWKLSAKYETLMVRKNEGSSTGKKLLIIDPYINAAEIERDSLKDEKKQNTEKILMIEEKILEGVIAIANINAAFGKEVDICLLEGDKWNKYSLKDEKSISWLKHKLAHFEFRKSSDPELSRIPSIDILTRDGDKRHSQIGDTVIFTGTEDDILANEISKLLSSGAAVNLVMVEGFNDNKSEKRDVLYSKMMLDNLWVIDVREDLNKAFL; via the coding sequence ATGGTTAAGTTTTTTGTGTATTTTTTAATAATAGTACTTGTATTTTTATATAATTATATACTTGCCGGGGAATCCAGCATATTGATGTTATATGCCCTTATATTCGTGCCTGTGTTTTCTGCAATCTTTACATACCCTGTAAAGTCTAAAATTGAGATTTTATTTCAAATACCAAGTGGGGAACTTGAAAGAGATGCTATAGCGGATGTTAACCTGACTATAAAAAATAAATCTGTTTTTCCTGTCCCATTTTTAATTATTTCCTTTGTTGAGCCGGTAAATCTTAATATTTCTCATCCTGGTAATATATGCATTTTTTTAAGACCTATGCAATCAAAAACTATAACGGTTAAATATAAGGCAAAATACAGAGGTGTAGCCAAGATAGGTGTAGAAAACGTTGTATTAAAAGATTATATGGGTTTTTTTAAAATCCCTCTTTTAAAAGAAGACAGGAAAAAGCAAAGTACCGGGGAGATAGTGGTAACCCCTAAGCTTATTAATATTAAACCCAGCAGTAAAATACTTAGGAATTCAAATAATGTAAAAGAAGATACGGAAAACCCGTCTGAAAGCCTTTTAGTATGGAGCGGCGAGCCAGGGTATGAATTTAGGGAATATGTACCTGGGGATCCTTTGCAGAAAATACATTGGAAGCTTTCTGCCAAGTATGAAACTTTAATGGTTAGAAAAAATGAAGGAAGCAGTACCGGCAAAAAACTTCTTATTATAGATCCATATATAAATGCAGCAGAAATAGAGAGAGATTCACTAAAAGATGAAAAAAAACAAAATACAGAAAAAATTTTAATGATTGAAGAAAAAATACTTGAAGGGGTAATTGCAATAGCAAATATCAATGCTGCATTTGGAAAAGAAGTTGACATATGTCTCCTTGAAGGAGATAAATGGAATAAATACTCTCTCAAAGATGAAAAAAGCATTTCGTGGCTTAAGCACAAACTTGCACATTTTGAGTTCAGGAAGTCTTCAGATCCTGAATTAAGCAGAATCCCATCTATAGATATTTTGACCCGGGATGGGGATAAACGCCACTCTCAAATTGGCGACACCGTTATTTTTACAGGAACGGAAGATGATATTTTGGCAAATGAAATTAGTAAACTTCTAAGTTCCGGAGCTGCTGTAAATTTAGTGATGGTAGAGGGCTTTAATGACAATAAAAGCGAGAAAAGAGATGTTTTGTATTCAAAAATGATGCTGGATAATCTTTGGGTGATAGATGTTAGAGAGGACCTTAATAAAGCTTTTTTATAA
- a CDS encoding transglutaminase-like domain-containing protein, whose translation MKDKLKDYKNYILPFLFSVTAAYWSMNSLFGVFMIEIFVIILLTNVFLFTVCIYLKGKGIKGGVLFILVSFIYAGVSFAIIGEVQAAYRSDFIIWFIKVTSGEIIPDIAGFCYGTTLLATYFFACTVFYFTCIRFRIFSIFLISIVSFLFQSTNVDNSVGIVFVIFLVLFFMLYIDKTRRDSTFSHNEGLFQINKWYFSSITFFVLIPVFFSILLPKPNTKPKLAELDRVISQAIQTGSFAIQNIIQNEELLGLFNPMDYGGNRYIGALTAPLTENVLFEVEAQEPLYLKNGSWDKYEKNRWILENKSLTEGHQLDKNITRLMKIDAIVRFFERLEHVEGVDGRLDKLIDIAAGKRYTLISNKEREAVIESNYPIEWIFVTTDGVTDVKLIGGKKVYKNELGFCFLDKKESSYTYDRYSFNYVSKDLPYSSKQFQIMRLLNKEMVNLLLEYKDYILEENESVEILRYREGNPNFTAKEKMILDEIIEEMNIAYDNFTSLPEKLPKRIYTLAEKIVAGKTSDYEKALAIEQFFHNSGYVYDLAPPKNPNTRDYVDFFIFESKRGICVHYATAMVILARAAGLPARYVEGYVAKELDKETGKYVVKEKHGHAFPEVYIAGYGWMIFEPTVSDESDSEFILFLSNMAEKIKAMVSYIWTVFLDAPLWIKLLLVPYLIIVFWIFVRLFIYVKYRIWEKRVYKYDGKKALESIFKKINFVLKKTGSGIKKHETPLSYAARVLKEQNIDIYSFVHSFNKCKYGGIEPAREDIKRGVDTFKEIKKHVKRNSGKLKSMFI comes from the coding sequence ATGAAGGACAAATTAAAAGATTATAAAAATTATATACTGCCTTTTTTGTTTTCAGTTACAGCCGCTTACTGGTCAATGAATTCTTTGTTTGGCGTATTTATGATAGAAATTTTTGTAATTATACTACTGACAAATGTTTTTTTATTTACTGTATGCATATATTTAAAAGGCAAAGGTATAAAAGGTGGAGTGCTTTTTATCCTGGTAAGCTTTATTTATGCAGGTGTTAGCTTTGCCATTATAGGGGAAGTCCAGGCTGCATACCGGTCAGACTTTATTATATGGTTTATAAAGGTTACTTCCGGAGAGATCATACCTGATATTGCAGGATTTTGTTATGGGACCACACTCTTGGCAACGTATTTTTTTGCATGCACTGTTTTTTATTTTACATGTATACGGTTTAGAATATTTTCCATTTTTTTAATCAGTATTGTTTCTTTTCTGTTTCAGTCTACAAATGTAGATAACAGTGTTGGAATTGTTTTTGTAATTTTTCTTGTTTTATTTTTTATGCTGTATATAGACAAAACCAGAAGGGATAGTACTTTTAGTCACAATGAAGGTTTATTTCAAATTAATAAATGGTATTTTAGTTCAATTACCTTTTTCGTTTTAATTCCTGTATTTTTTTCCATACTACTTCCAAAACCCAATACAAAGCCTAAACTTGCAGAGTTAGACAGGGTAATAAGCCAGGCTATACAGACAGGAAGTTTTGCAATTCAAAATATAATACAAAACGAAGAACTTTTAGGATTGTTTAATCCTATGGATTATGGCGGAAACAGGTATATTGGTGCACTTACTGCCCCCTTAACGGAAAATGTATTGTTTGAAGTTGAAGCACAGGAACCCCTTTATTTAAAAAACGGAAGCTGGGATAAATATGAGAAAAACCGGTGGATATTAGAAAACAAATCTTTAACAGAAGGACATCAATTAGATAAAAATATTACAAGGCTTATGAAAATAGATGCCATTGTAAGGTTTTTTGAAAGGTTAGAACATGTAGAAGGGGTGGACGGGAGACTTGATAAATTAATTGATATTGCTGCCGGCAAAAGGTATACCTTAATTTCAAACAAAGAACGGGAAGCAGTCATTGAGTCAAACTATCCTATAGAATGGATTTTTGTGACTACTGACGGAGTGACAGATGTAAAACTTATTGGAGGCAAAAAAGTATATAAAAATGAACTTGGTTTTTGTTTTTTAGATAAAAAAGAAAGCTCTTACACATATGACAGGTATAGCTTCAATTATGTCTCTAAAGACTTACCTTATTCATCAAAACAGTTTCAAATTATGAGATTACTAAATAAAGAAATGGTGAATTTGTTATTAGAGTACAAAGATTATATTTTAGAAGAAAATGAGAGTGTTGAAATTTTAAGATACCGGGAAGGAAACCCCAATTTTACTGCCAAAGAGAAAATGATACTGGATGAAATTATAGAAGAGATGAATATTGCATATGATAATTTTACCAGTCTTCCAGAGAAATTGCCAAAACGCATATACACATTGGCAGAAAAAATTGTTGCAGGAAAAACCAGTGATTATGAAAAAGCCTTGGCAATAGAACAGTTTTTTCATAATTCAGGATATGTATATGATTTAGCTCCTCCCAAAAATCCCAATACAAGGGATTATGTTGATTTCTTTATTTTTGAAAGCAAAAGAGGGATATGTGTTCATTATGCAACTGCAATGGTTATTTTAGCAAGGGCTGCAGGTCTTCCTGCAAGGTATGTGGAAGGATATGTTGCAAAGGAACTGGATAAAGAAACAGGGAAATATGTTGTAAAGGAAAAACACGGTCATGCATTTCCGGAAGTATATATAGCGGGTTATGGGTGGATGATATTTGAACCCACTGTTTCAGATGAAAGCGATAGTGAATTTATATTGTTTCTGTCAAATATGGCAGAAAAGATAAAGGCTATGGTTTCTTATATTTGGACTGTCTTTTTAGATGCACCTTTGTGGATAAAACTTTTGCTGGTACCATATTTGATTATTGTTTTTTGGATATTTGTAAGATTATTTATTTATGTTAAATATAGGATATGGGAAAAGAGAGTTTATAAGTACGATGGGAAAAAAGCCCTTGAAAGTATTTTTAAAAAAATAAACTTTGTTTTAAAAAAGACCGGCTCAGGTATAAAAAAACACGAAACCCCTTTGAGCTATGCAGCCAGGGTTTTAAAGGAGCAAAACATAGACATATATAGTTTTGTACATAGTTTTAATAAATGTAAATATGGAGGAATAGAACCTGCCAGGGAGGATATAAAAAGAGGGGTGGATACCTTTAAAGAAATTAAAAAGCATGTAAAAAGGAATAGTGGGAAATTAAAATCAATGTTTATTTAA
- the yfbR gene encoding 5'-deoxynucleotidase: MKEKQSKKTNSYNFMAFLSRLKYINRWSLMKNTCTENIAEHSLQVAMIAHILAVIKNKYFNGNVNAERCALLALYHDASETITGDLPTPIKYFNHEMREVFKNIENKANEKIISMLPEDLQDVYRDIFTQNDGEEWILVKAADKISAYIKCIEEEKSGNNEFKEAKKSLYSHISKLGLSEVDFFMEKFVPGFYLSLDELK; the protein is encoded by the coding sequence ATGAAAGAAAAACAAAGCAAAAAAACAAATTCTTATAACTTCATGGCTTTTTTATCAAGGCTCAAATATATAAACCGCTGGAGCCTTATGAAAAATACCTGTACAGAAAATATTGCCGAACACAGTCTGCAAGTTGCAATGATTGCCCATATCCTGGCTGTAATTAAAAATAAATATTTTAATGGAAATGTAAATGCTGAAAGATGTGCACTTTTGGCTCTATATCACGATGCAAGTGAAACAATAACCGGAGACCTTCCCACCCCCATTAAATATTTTAATCATGAAATGAGAGAAGTTTTTAAAAATATAGAAAATAAGGCAAATGAAAAAATTATTTCTATGCTCCCTGAAGACTTGCAAGATGTATACAGGGATATTTTTACTCAAAATGACGGGGAAGAGTGGATTTTGGTAAAAGCAGCTGACAAAATTTCTGCATATATAAAATGCATTGAAGAGGAAAAATCAGGCAACAACGAATTTAAAGAAGCAAAAAAATCATTATATTCACACATATCAAAACTAGGACTTTCAGAAGTTGACTTTTTTATGGAAAAATTTGTACCGGGGTTTTATCTCTCCCTTGATGAATTGAAATAA
- a CDS encoding DNA translocase FtsK, whose translation MASEKKTMYKRKNNKTKKRRVFIILIELLLMGAVFIFKSTVLRILLLAIIVLLPVYLNMQRKAVKKTAKSKLENTEYKNLKPNYSDLRVNYNENNDIFNEERNYRLKRYDDKNINFIIERDEEELSSGNKKPFLKDEDEELREKVHNWIEALDYSASVFRRIIDNTKAEIKKEEIENSIKEGEEDDRLGDVEEVYAEDSILDVMKEVYEKDAVPDVMEEANEKDDASDVMEKANEKDDASDVMEEANEKGDASDVIEKVYRKDYISDVMKEANEKGDVSVDIEKANAERYMPDDIQYPPIDLLEKPDYGKNYALAKFNARKNAEKLINTLNSFGVKARIINISKGPSVTRYELQPDYGVKVSKIVNLTDDIALNLAAPSVRIEAPIPGKSAIGIEVPNKKVMPVLLREVIESHKFLNYPSKLAFAVGKDIAGTSVIADIASMPHLLIAGATGSGKSVCINALIISLLYRATPEEVKFLMIDPKMVELGIYNGIPHLLIPVVTDPKKAAGALNWAVQEMTNRYKLFAENSVRDLKGYNDIMTKKGEEPLPQIVIIIDELSDLMMVAPNDVEDCICRLAQMARAAGMHLVIATQRPSVNVITGVIKANIPSRISFAVSSQVDSRTILDMAGAEKLLGKGDMLFSPLGMSKPVRVQGALITDKEVESVVSFIKQRAIARYDENILKEIESKAEPVRQGDGFDDEILPQVIDMVIEQGQASTSLIQRKFKLGYSRASRILDIMEEQGIVGPFEGSKPRKVLITKNQWEERKL comes from the coding sequence ATGGCATCTGAGAAAAAAACAATGTACAAAAGAAAAAACAATAAAACAAAAAAAAGGCGTGTTTTTATTATTTTAATTGAACTTTTGTTAATGGGAGCAGTTTTTATATTTAAAAGTACTGTTTTACGAATTCTGCTTTTAGCTATTATTGTGTTATTGCCGGTTTATTTAAATATGCAAAGAAAGGCTGTTAAAAAAACTGCTAAAAGCAAACTTGAAAATACTGAATATAAGAATCTAAAACCCAATTACAGTGACCTAAGAGTAAATTACAATGAAAATAATGATATTTTTAATGAAGAAAGAAATTACAGGTTAAAAAGGTATGATGACAAAAACATAAATTTTATTATAGAGAGGGATGAGGAAGAGCTTTCTTCAGGGAATAAAAAACCGTTTTTAAAAGATGAAGATGAGGAGCTTAGGGAAAAAGTGCATAATTGGATTGAAGCACTTGATTATTCGGCTTCTGTTTTCAGGAGAATTATTGATAATACAAAAGCAGAAATAAAAAAGGAAGAAATTGAAAACAGCATAAAAGAAGGGGAAGAAGATGATAGGCTAGGTGATGTAGAAGAAGTTTATGCAGAAGACAGCATACTAGATGTTATGAAAGAAGTATATGAAAAAGATGCTGTACCGGATGTTATGGAAGAGGCAAACGAAAAAGATGATGCATCAGATGTTATGGAAAAAGCAAATGAGAAAGATGATGCATCAGATGTCATGGAAGAGGCAAATGAAAAAGGTGACGCATCAGATGTTATAGAAAAAGTCTATAGAAAAGATTACATATCAGACGTTATGAAAGAGGCAAATGAAAAAGGTGATGTGTCAGTTGATATAGAAAAAGCTAATGCAGAAAGGTATATGCCGGATGATATACAGTATCCCCCAATAGACTTATTAGAAAAACCTGATTATGGAAAAAATTATGCATTAGCAAAATTTAATGCCAGGAAAAATGCTGAAAAACTCATTAATACTCTAAATAGCTTTGGGGTTAAAGCCAGAATTATAAATATAAGTAAAGGGCCGTCAGTAACAAGGTATGAACTTCAGCCTGATTATGGGGTTAAAGTCAGTAAAATTGTAAATCTTACAGATGATATTGCTTTAAATCTTGCTGCACCTAGTGTGAGAATAGAGGCGCCCATACCAGGGAAATCGGCTATTGGTATTGAAGTCCCGAATAAAAAGGTTATGCCGGTATTGCTAAGGGAAGTGATTGAAAGCCATAAATTTTTAAATTATCCTTCAAAACTTGCTTTTGCAGTGGGAAAAGATATTGCCGGTACATCAGTTATAGCAGATATTGCCTCAATGCCTCATTTACTCATTGCAGGTGCTACCGGGTCGGGTAAAAGTGTTTGCATAAATGCATTGATAATCAGTTTGCTATACAGGGCTACTCCGGAGGAAGTGAAATTTTTAATGATAGACCCTAAGATGGTAGAATTAGGAATATATAATGGGATACCACATCTTTTAATCCCGGTGGTAACTGATCCTAAGAAGGCAGCGGGGGCATTAAATTGGGCAGTACAGGAGATGACAAACAGGTACAAGCTTTTTGCAGAAAACAGTGTAAGGGATTTAAAAGGCTATAACGACATAATGACAAAAAAAGGAGAAGAGCCCCTTCCACAAATAGTAATAATTATAGATGAGCTTTCTGACCTTATGATGGTGGCTCCTAATGATGTTGAAGATTGTATATGCAGATTAGCCCAGATGGCAAGGGCTGCGGGAATGCACCTGGTAATTGCAACCCAAAGACCTTCTGTAAATGTAATAACAGGTGTTATAAAAGCCAATATTCCTTCAAGGATATCATTTGCAGTTTCCTCCCAGGTTGATTCCCGAACGATATTAGATATGGCAGGGGCAGAAAAGCTTTTAGGAAAAGGGGATATGTTATTTAGTCCTTTGGGAATGTCAAAGCCTGTAAGAGTTCAAGGGGCTTTGATAACTGACAAAGAGGTGGAATCAGTAGTTTCATTTATTAAACAAAGAGCAATTGCCCGGTATGATGAAAATATTTTAAAAGAAATAGAAAGTAAGGCAGAACCGGTAAGGCAGGGGGATGGCTTTGATGATGAGATATTGCCCCAGGTAATAGATATGGTTATTGAGCAGGGACAGGCATCTACTTCACTGATACAAAGAAAGTTTAAATTAGGATATTCAAGGGCATCAAGAATATTGGACATAATGGAAGAACAGGGGATTGTAGGGCCTTTTGAAGGAAGTAAGCCCAGGAAGGTGTTAATTACCAAAAATCAGTGGGAGGAAAGGAAATTATAA
- the carB gene encoding carbamoyl-phosphate synthase large subunit translates to MPKLSDINKIMIIGSGPIIIGQACEFDYSGTQACKALRNLGYKIVLVNSNPATIMTDPGIADATYVEPLNLKRATEIIEKERPDALLPNLGGQSALNLCLELSKAGVLEKYGVKVIGVQVDSIERGEDRIAFKEAMNKLGIEIPRSKPAYSVEEAEKIAMELGFPVVIRPAYTMGGTGGGLVYNLEELRVVAGRGIASSMIGQVLVEESILGWIELELEIVRDSKNQMITACFIENIDPVGVHTGDSFCCAPMLTISKDVQKRLQKYAYDIVEHMQVIGGTNVQFAYNPETDRIVVIEINPRTSRSSALASKATGFPIAFVSAMLAAGLTLDEIPYWRDGTLDKYTPSEDYVVIKLPRWNFEKFKDAEDKLGTQMKAVGEVMSIGKNYKEAFQKAVRSLEIGRYGLGFAKDFNKRSLEELMQMLVEPTSERQFIMYEALRKGATVDKLHKVTGIKHWFIEQMKEMVLLEEEILKYKGDTLPDDLLIQAKKDGFSDRYLAMLLDVPEKEIRQRRVSLGVVAGWEAIPVSGVENAAYYYSSYNAPDKVPSSSRKKVMVLGGGPNRIGQGIEFDYCCVHAAFALRDMGYETIIVNCNPETVSTDYDTSDKLYFEPLTVEDVLSIYEKEKPLGIIVQFGGQTPLNIAEELEKAGAKILGTPPEVIDLAEDRDRFRQMMDKLGIPMPESGMASNLDEALAVANRIGYPLMVRPSYVLGGRGMEIVYDEEMLKTYVSSAVGVTPERPILIDRFLSNAIEAEADAIADGVDAFVPAIMEHIELAGIHSGDSACVIPTISIPEKHRETIYEYTSKIAKELKVVGLMNIQYAISDDKVYILEANPRASRTVPLVSKVCNVSMASIATKIMMLNETGEKSNISTFTRKEIPHFGVKEAVFPFNMFPEVDPLLGPEMRSTGEVLGIADSFGLAFFKSQEATQVPLPTSGTVLISVADRDKDAVLEVARKFSKLGFNIKATKGTHLFLKENGIDSEVIKKLNEGRPNIVDGIMNKEINLVINTPSGKLSKYDDSYIRKAAIKYHTPYITTITAALASAKGIAAYKENHGKGGGVKSLQSYHLDIK, encoded by the coding sequence ATGCCAAAACTTAGTGACATTAACAAAATAATGATTATTGGTTCCGGTCCTATTATTATAGGCCAGGCCTGTGAATTTGACTATTCTGGAACCCAAGCATGTAAAGCCCTCAGAAACCTGGGGTATAAAATTGTACTGGTAAATTCAAATCCTGCAACAATTATGACGGACCCTGGCATTGCAGATGCCACCTATGTGGAACCGTTAAATTTAAAAAGAGCAACGGAAATAATTGAAAAAGAACGTCCTGATGCCCTGCTTCCCAACTTAGGGGGACAATCAGCTTTAAACTTGTGTTTAGAACTTTCCAAAGCAGGGGTTTTAGAAAAATACGGCGTTAAGGTAATTGGTGTTCAGGTGGACTCCATAGAGCGGGGAGAAGACCGTATAGCCTTTAAAGAAGCTATGAACAAGCTGGGAATTGAAATACCCAGAAGTAAACCGGCATATAGTGTTGAAGAAGCAGAAAAAATTGCTATGGAGCTAGGCTTTCCGGTTGTAATCCGTCCTGCATACACCATGGGCGGAACGGGAGGCGGTCTGGTATATAATTTGGAAGAGCTGAGGGTTGTAGCCGGACGTGGTATTGCATCCAGCATGATTGGACAGGTATTGGTGGAGGAGTCTATATTAGGATGGATAGAACTGGAGTTGGAAATTGTCCGTGATTCTAAAAACCAAATGATAACAGCATGCTTCATTGAAAATATCGACCCGGTAGGGGTTCACACCGGGGATTCATTTTGTTGTGCACCTATGCTTACGATAAGCAAGGATGTTCAAAAAAGACTTCAAAAATATGCATATGATATTGTGGAACACATGCAGGTAATTGGAGGTACCAATGTCCAGTTTGCCTATAACCCTGAGACAGACCGGATAGTGGTTATTGAAATTAATCCAAGAACTTCCCGCTCCTCTGCACTGGCGTCTAAAGCTACTGGATTTCCCATTGCTTTTGTATCTGCTATGTTGGCTGCCGGGTTAACTTTAGATGAGATTCCCTATTGGCGGGACGGTACACTGGATAAATACACCCCTTCTGAAGATTATGTGGTTATTAAGCTTCCTCGCTGGAATTTTGAAAAATTTAAAGACGCAGAAGATAAACTTGGTACCCAAATGAAAGCAGTGGGAGAAGTTATGAGTATTGGTAAAAATTATAAGGAAGCTTTTCAAAAAGCTGTACGTTCCCTGGAAATTGGCCGTTATGGATTAGGTTTTGCCAAAGATTTTAATAAGCGTTCTTTAGAAGAACTTATGCAAATGTTAGTAGAACCTACCAGTGAACGCCAGTTTATTATGTATGAAGCTTTGAGAAAAGGTGCTACAGTGGATAAGCTTCACAAAGTAACCGGCATTAAACACTGGTTTATTGAACAAATGAAAGAAATGGTTTTATTAGAGGAAGAAATTTTAAAATATAAAGGCGATACTCTGCCTGATGATTTACTAATCCAAGCTAAAAAGGACGGTTTTTCCGACCGCTACCTTGCAATGCTTTTGGATGTACCTGAAAAGGAAATTCGACAGCGCCGTGTATCCTTAGGTGTAGTTGCCGGTTGGGAGGCTATTCCTGTAAGCGGGGTTGAGAATGCTGCTTATTATTATTCATCATACAATGCACCGGACAAAGTTCCTTCCTCAAGCCGCAAAAAAGTAATGGTATTAGGAGGCGGTCCTAACAGGATAGGACAGGGAATAGAATTTGATTACTGCTGTGTACATGCAGCTTTTGCCCTCCGTGATATGGGTTATGAAACAATTATTGTAAATTGCAACCCTGAAACGGTATCTACAGACTATGACACTTCCGACAAATTATACTTTGAACCTCTTACAGTTGAAGATGTCCTCAGTATTTATGAAAAAGAAAAACCTTTAGGAATTATTGTTCAGTTTGGTGGACAAACCCCTTTAAATATTGCTGAGGAATTAGAAAAGGCAGGAGCCAAAATTTTAGGTACCCCCCCTGAAGTCATTGATCTTGCAGAAGACAGGGACAGATTCCGCCAAATGATGGATAAACTGGGGATACCAATGCCTGAATCCGGTATGGCAAGCAATTTGGATGAAGCCCTTGCTGTGGCAAACCGCATCGGTTATCCTCTGATGGTACGTCCGTCATATGTACTTGGGGGACGTGGAATGGAAATTGTCTATGACGAGGAAATGTTAAAGACATATGTATCATCTGCAGTTGGTGTTACTCCTGAAAGACCTATTTTGATAGACAGGTTTTTAAGCAATGCCATTGAAGCTGAGGCTGATGCTATAGCCGACGGGGTAGATGCCTTTGTTCCTGCAATAATGGAGCATATTGAGCTGGCCGGAATTCACTCAGGAGATTCTGCCTGCGTTATTCCTACAATAAGCATTCCCGAAAAACACCGTGAAACCATTTATGAATATACAAGCAAAATAGCTAAAGAACTTAAAGTGGTTGGGCTTATGAATATACAATACGCCATTTCTGATGACAAGGTATATATTTTAGAAGCAAACCCCCGTGCTTCAAGAACAGTACCCCTTGTATCAAAAGTATGTAATGTTTCCATGGCAAGTATTGCCACTAAAATAATGATGTTAAATGAAACAGGTGAAAAATCAAACATTAGTACTTTTACTCGCAAAGAAATACCTCATTTCGGAGTTAAAGAAGCCGTGTTCCCATTTAATATGTTCCCTGAAGTGGATCCCCTTTTAGGTCCTGAAATGCGCTCTACAGGGGAGGTATTGGGAATAGCTGACTCTTTTGGTCTTGCATTCTTTAAATCACAGGAAGCCACACAAGTTCCCCTTCCTACATCGGGAACAGTGCTGATAAGTGTAGCAGACCGGGATAAGGATGCTGTACTGGAAGTTGCAAGAAAATTCTCAAAACTTGGGTTTAATATTAAAGCTACTAAAGGAACCCATCTTTTCCTTAAAGAAAACGGTATAGATTCAGAAGTGATAAAAAAACTTAATGAAGGACGACCTAACATTGTAGACGGAATTATGAACAAAGAAATAAATTTAGTTATAAACACCCCCTCCGGCAAACTAAGTAAATACGATGACTCCTATATACGTAAAGCAGCAATAAAATATCATACGCCTTATATTACCACCATTACTGCAGCTTTGGCCAGCGCCAAGGGAATAGCTGCCTATAAAGAAAATCACGGAAAAGGCGGCGGGGTAAAATCCCTCCAAAGTTATCATTTAGATATTAAATAA